One region of Microbacterium sp. M28 genomic DNA includes:
- a CDS encoding ABC transporter ATP-binding protein produces the protein MTPSPDDQLDEATAAAQAKKARPARKSAPDAAGRTAAVKARTAKSEATTKAAPVKPSTSASAAKTAAAKAAAAKANAAKAAAKTTAARSAAAKTAAAKTAAAKAAAAKAAAQEAADSGQTATADSDIEPAAATTAARPRTKAPAAKRASTPRKPRAAAARAVAAESAAPVIETVAPPAASTTATEQQDDSVVTADPVGQPVVESDAAPVAEPRTGEAEPSVVGSDDASQRIVDEAQPETATTEEPVSITPALLESVVAAEPFATVEEADVEEVVEGEPAETDAEAEPVLAAEAADETFADLEEPTNEEALRVRGLIKDFGDQRAVNGIDLTVPAGSFYGIVGPNGAGKTTTLSIITGLLRGDGGTVHVAGIDQKADPLAAKRVMGVLPDRLRTFDRLTGRQLLHYYGLLRGLDAHVIEKRSADLARAFDLTGALNRVVSDYSAGMTKKIMLAGAMIHSPRVLVLDEPFESVDPVSSGVILDILRAYVAHGGTVVLSSHGMDLVERVCSRVAIIVAGEVLAEGTVDEVRAGQTLESRFVELAGSNSEVEGLEWLHTFSD, from the coding sequence GTGACTCCTTCCCCTGACGACCAGCTGGACGAGGCGACTGCCGCGGCTCAGGCCAAGAAGGCGCGCCCGGCCCGCAAGAGCGCCCCGGATGCCGCGGGCAGGACCGCCGCCGTGAAGGCGCGTACCGCGAAGTCGGAAGCGACGACCAAGGCTGCGCCCGTGAAACCCTCGACGTCCGCATCGGCCGCCAAGACGGCGGCGGCGAAGGCCGCGGCGGCGAAGGCGAACGCCGCGAAGGCTGCGGCGAAGACGACGGCCGCGCGCAGCGCAGCTGCGAAAACCGCGGCTGCCAAGACCGCAGCAGCGAAGGCGGCGGCGGCGAAGGCCGCGGCGCAGGAAGCGGCCGACAGTGGTCAGACGGCCACGGCCGATTCGGACATCGAACCGGCCGCCGCGACGACGGCGGCACGCCCGCGCACCAAGGCTCCAGCAGCGAAACGGGCCTCCACGCCGCGGAAGCCGCGGGCCGCCGCGGCGCGTGCCGTGGCGGCAGAATCCGCTGCCCCCGTCATCGAAACGGTGGCGCCGCCGGCCGCGTCGACCACGGCGACCGAGCAGCAGGACGACTCGGTTGTCACCGCTGACCCCGTGGGGCAGCCCGTCGTGGAATCGGACGCGGCACCGGTGGCGGAACCGCGGACTGGGGAGGCGGAACCGTCCGTGGTCGGATCGGACGACGCATCGCAGCGCATCGTCGATGAGGCCCAGCCCGAGACCGCGACCACCGAAGAGCCCGTCTCGATCACACCTGCGCTGCTCGAATCGGTCGTCGCGGCTGAGCCGTTCGCGACCGTCGAGGAAGCGGACGTCGAAGAGGTCGTCGAAGGCGAGCCTGCTGAGACGGATGCAGAGGCCGAGCCCGTCCTCGCGGCCGAAGCCGCGGACGAGACGTTCGCCGACCTGGAGGAGCCGACGAACGAAGAGGCTCTGCGGGTGCGAGGCCTGATCAAGGACTTCGGAGACCAGCGCGCCGTCAACGGCATCGATCTGACCGTTCCGGCCGGGTCGTTCTACGGCATCGTCGGTCCCAACGGCGCGGGGAAGACGACCACGCTGTCGATCATCACGGGCCTGCTGCGCGGCGATGGCGGCACGGTGCATGTCGCGGGGATCGATCAGAAGGCGGACCCGCTCGCGGCCAAGCGCGTGATGGGCGTGCTGCCCGACCGCCTGCGCACGTTCGATCGGCTCACGGGCCGTCAGCTGCTGCACTACTACGGACTGCTGCGTGGGCTCGATGCGCACGTCATCGAGAAGCGGTCGGCGGATCTGGCCAGGGCGTTCGATCTCACGGGCGCGCTCAACAGAGTCGTGTCCGACTACTCCGCCGGCATGACGAAGAAGATCATGCTCGCCGGAGCCATGATCCACTCGCCGCGCGTGCTCGTGCTGGACGAGCCCTTCGAGTCCGTTGATCCGGTGTCGTCCGGCGTCATTCTCGACATCCTGCGCGCGTATGTCGCGCACGGCGGCACCGTCGTGCTCTCCAGCCACGGCATGGACCTCGTCGAGCGGGTCTGCTCCCGCGTCGCGATCATCGTCGCCGGAGAGGTCCTCGCCGAGGGGACCGTCGACGAGGTGCGCGCCGGTCAGACCCTCGAGTCGCGGTTCGTCGAGCTCGCCGGCTCCAACAGCGAGGTGGAGGGCCTGGAGTGGTTGCACACGTTCTCCGACTGA
- a CDS encoding phosphocholine cytidylyltransferase family protein, with amino-acid sequence MTLQTVILAAGMGSRLGRALPKPLTELSDGRTIMQQQHENIRAAFGRDARITTVVGYRAETIIEAFPHVNYVHNERYDETNTSKSLLRALGATGKSGVLWMNGDVVFDPMILGRALEYIERDQSFVTVNTSKVSDEEVKYTVTAEGFIKELSKTVKGGLGEAVGINYISSAHKKAFMRQLQRVEDQDYFERGLELAIAEDGLLLETMDVSDLYAVEVDFAEDLERANLYV; translated from the coding sequence GTGACTCTTCAGACCGTTATCCTCGCAGCCGGCATGGGCTCGCGCCTCGGGCGTGCACTGCCCAAGCCCCTCACCGAGCTGAGCGACGGCCGCACGATCATGCAGCAGCAGCACGAGAACATCCGTGCCGCGTTCGGCAGGGACGCCCGCATCACGACCGTCGTCGGCTACCGCGCCGAGACGATCATCGAGGCGTTCCCGCACGTGAACTACGTGCACAACGAGCGCTACGACGAGACCAACACGTCCAAGAGCCTGCTGCGAGCGCTCGGCGCGACCGGCAAGAGCGGCGTGCTCTGGATGAACGGCGACGTCGTCTTCGACCCGATGATCCTCGGCCGCGCACTCGAGTACATCGAGCGCGACCAGTCGTTCGTCACCGTCAACACCTCCAAGGTGAGCGACGAAGAGGTGAAGTACACGGTCACGGCCGAGGGCTTCATCAAGGAGCTCTCGAAGACCGTCAAGGGCGGTCTGGGCGAGGCCGTCGGCATCAACTACATCTCCTCCGCGCACAAGAAGGCGTTCATGCGCCAGCTGCAGCGCGTCGAGGACCAGGACTACTTCGAGCGCGGTCTCGAACTGGCGATCGCCGAAGACGGTCTCCTGCTCGAGACGATGGACGTCTCCGACCTGTATGCGGTCGAGGTCGACTTCGCCGAGGACCTGGAGCGCGCGAACCTCTACGTCTGA
- a CDS encoding DUF6226 family protein translates to MSTYLRPPIDDPVFRDADGTVIEYGNRWPGSPPEDTYSVDTHPERFAPIHRVAEALLTHLRTVYDVETDEDSSAASDLLRPGYFEVVKAVRIRPKDPACATLTFVFTSYPGRYVHAGLLHDFPYPVCGCDACDATWTAEADELERQVLAVVAGQYRESIERGRGPWAEYAFRHPDGASSGRSRAQDLPPDRLAQARRVLRKHPDGWAAWPESAAP, encoded by the coding sequence GTGAGCACCTACCTCCGCCCGCCGATCGACGATCCCGTCTTCCGTGACGCCGATGGGACGGTGATCGAGTACGGGAATCGGTGGCCAGGGTCGCCACCGGAGGACACGTACTCGGTCGACACGCATCCCGAGCGGTTCGCGCCCATTCACCGCGTCGCCGAAGCGCTCCTCACGCACCTCCGAACGGTGTACGACGTCGAGACGGACGAGGATTCCTCGGCGGCATCCGATCTGCTGCGTCCTGGCTACTTCGAGGTCGTCAAAGCCGTCAGGATCCGTCCCAAGGATCCTGCCTGCGCCACGCTGACGTTCGTCTTCACGTCGTACCCCGGCCGGTACGTGCATGCCGGGCTGCTTCACGACTTCCCCTACCCGGTGTGCGGTTGCGACGCCTGCGATGCCACCTGGACGGCCGAAGCGGACGAGCTCGAACGTCAGGTGTTGGCTGTTGTCGCTGGTCAGTACCGGGAGAGCATCGAACGAGGACGGGGCCCCTGGGCGGAGTATGCGTTCCGTCACCCCGACGGCGCGTCGTCGGGACGCTCGCGCGCGCAGGATCTGCCGCCCGATCGCCTGGCGCAGGCCAGGCGGGTGCTCCGGAAGCATCCGGATGGGTGGGCAGCCTGGCCGGAGTCGGCAGCCCCTTAG
- a CDS encoding acyl-CoA carboxylase subunit beta has protein sequence MESVTDTPDLSTTAGKIADLRARYTEAVVDAETKAKEKQHAKGKMTARERIELLVDPGSFVEFDEYVRHRTTAFGMDRNRPYGDSVVTGIGTIHGRTVAVYSQDFTTFGGSLGEVSGDKIIKIMEFALAGGMPIIGILDSGGARIQEGVLALSKYGEIFRLNTRSSGVIPQISIIMGPAAGGAVYGPALTDFVIMVDKTSQMFVTGPDVIKTVTGEDVGMEELGGALTHNTRSGVAHYLAQDEDDAIDYARTLLGFLPDNNMAEIPGYESGFEWETTDADRSLNTIIPDSPNQPYDIHTVIEHIVDAGDFIEVQPLFAPNIVIGFGRVEGRSVGIIANQPSQMAGTLNIEAGEKASRFVRFCDAFSIPIVTLVDVPGYLPGTDQEWTGVIRRGAKLIYAYAEATVPLVTVILRKAYGGAYIVMGSKQLGADVNLAWPTAEIAVMGGQGAVNILYRGEIKKAEENGEDVAAVRTRLANEYTYSVTSPFLAAERGEIDGIIEPANTRVSIAKSLRALRGKRAELPPKKHGNIPL, from the coding sequence GTGGAATCCGTGACGGACACCCCTGACCTCTCCACGACCGCCGGCAAGATCGCCGACCTCCGAGCTCGATACACCGAAGCCGTGGTCGACGCCGAGACGAAGGCGAAGGAGAAGCAGCATGCCAAGGGCAAGATGACCGCCCGCGAGCGCATCGAGCTGCTCGTCGATCCCGGCAGCTTCGTCGAGTTCGACGAGTACGTCCGCCACCGCACCACCGCCTTCGGCATGGACCGCAACCGGCCCTACGGCGACTCGGTCGTCACGGGCATCGGCACCATCCACGGCCGCACCGTCGCGGTGTACTCGCAGGACTTCACCACGTTCGGCGGCTCGCTGGGCGAGGTCTCCGGCGACAAGATCATCAAGATCATGGAGTTCGCCCTCGCCGGGGGCATGCCGATCATCGGCATCCTCGACTCCGGCGGAGCGCGCATCCAGGAGGGCGTGTTGGCGCTCAGCAAGTACGGCGAGATCTTCCGCCTGAACACGCGTTCCTCCGGCGTCATCCCGCAGATCTCCATCATCATGGGCCCGGCGGCCGGCGGCGCCGTCTACGGCCCCGCCCTCACCGACTTCGTCATCATGGTCGACAAGACCAGCCAGATGTTCGTCACCGGCCCCGACGTCATCAAGACCGTCACCGGCGAGGACGTCGGCATGGAGGAGCTCGGCGGCGCGCTCACGCACAACACGCGCTCCGGCGTCGCGCACTACCTCGCCCAGGACGAGGACGACGCGATCGACTACGCGCGCACGCTGCTCGGGTTCCTCCCCGACAACAACATGGCCGAGATCCCCGGTTACGAGAGCGGCTTCGAGTGGGAGACCACGGATGCCGACCGCAGCCTGAACACGATCATCCCGGACTCGCCGAACCAGCCCTACGACATCCACACGGTGATCGAGCACATCGTGGATGCCGGCGACTTCATCGAGGTCCAGCCGCTGTTCGCGCCGAACATCGTGATCGGTTTCGGTCGCGTCGAGGGCCGGTCGGTCGGCATCATCGCGAACCAGCCCTCCCAGATGGCGGGAACCCTCAACATCGAGGCCGGCGAGAAGGCCAGCCGCTTCGTGCGGTTCTGCGACGCGTTCTCGATCCCGATCGTCACGCTCGTCGACGTTCCCGGGTACCTCCCCGGCACCGACCAGGAGTGGACCGGCGTGATCCGCCGTGGCGCGAAGCTCATCTACGCCTACGCCGAGGCCACCGTCCCGCTCGTCACCGTCATCCTCCGCAAGGCCTACGGCGGCGCGTACATCGTGATGGGTTCCAAGCAGCTCGGCGCCGACGTCAACCTGGCGTGGCCCACCGCGGAGATCGCCGTCATGGGCGGCCAGGGCGCCGTCAACATCCTGTACCGCGGCGAGATCAAGAAGGCCGAGGAGAACGGCGAAGACGTCGCCGCCGTCCGGACCCGCCTCGCCAACGAGTACACCTACAGCGTGACGAGCCCGTTCCTCGCGGCCGAGCGCGGTGAGATCGACGGCATCATCGAGCCGGCCAACACCCGCGTCTCCATCGCGAAGTCGCTTCGCGCTCTTCGCGGCAAGCGCGCCGAGCTCCCGCCGAAGAAGCACGGGAACATCCCGCTGTGA
- a CDS encoding acyl-CoA carboxylase subunit epsilon produces MSTEDQTPAMDIVRGHPTEEELAALVAVLGDAYMREAEDAVAEEPHVSAWQRTQRPMRRPLRRDIPWGRFAG; encoded by the coding sequence GTGAGCACGGAAGACCAGACCCCGGCGATGGACATCGTCCGCGGGCATCCCACCGAAGAAGAGCTCGCCGCGCTCGTCGCCGTCCTCGGCGACGCCTACATGCGCGAAGCCGAGGATGCCGTCGCCGAGGAACCGCACGTCTCGGCGTGGCAGCGCACGCAGCGGCCGATGCGCAGACCACTGCGTCGCGACATCCCCTGGGGCCGCTTCGCGGGCTGA
- a CDS encoding ROK family transcriptional regulator, which produces MSVLRRGTNLPRMGDFNQSVILEAIRRSGEGLSRIELVDATGLSAQTVTNITRRLLGDGLIEEAGRTIKGPGKPRTTLRLIPRSRLSIGVHLDPAVTTVVLLDLSGAVIARSVRRTPATDPMHVIHSMADAIEALLSRAGVDRQTIAGVGVAAPGPLDADRGTVIDPPKLHEWHRVPLRDALADATGLRVALEKDTTAAAFAEVWTGDVPPDASLLFVYLGTGVGAALVLDGEVIRGRSRNVGEVGHIIVDTDGPQCGCGRRGCVEVVCTPQAIVEQAERAGVLELGRSGDDAESVDGRLTALCRLAESGDSGALAVLARAAEHLSVLISALTNMLDVDRVVLGGPFWGRLAPVYLRELPDLLDRQSATREVRALPVAGSVVGDDVGAIGAGCVILADVLSPRASSLLLEGGAS; this is translated from the coding sequence ATGAGCGTGCTGCGCCGCGGGACCAACCTGCCGAGGATGGGGGACTTCAATCAGTCCGTCATCCTCGAGGCGATCCGCCGCTCCGGAGAAGGACTCAGCAGGATCGAACTGGTCGATGCCACCGGACTCTCCGCGCAGACGGTCACGAACATCACGCGCCGACTGCTGGGCGACGGACTCATCGAAGAGGCCGGTCGCACGATCAAGGGTCCGGGCAAGCCCCGCACGACGCTGCGACTGATCCCGCGCAGCCGACTGTCCATCGGCGTGCATCTGGATCCGGCGGTGACCACCGTCGTCCTGCTGGATCTCAGCGGGGCGGTGATCGCGCGGAGCGTGCGGAGGACGCCGGCGACCGATCCGATGCATGTGATCCACTCGATGGCCGATGCGATCGAGGCGCTGCTGTCGCGTGCGGGCGTCGATCGGCAGACCATCGCCGGGGTCGGGGTCGCCGCCCCCGGGCCGTTGGACGCTGATCGCGGCACCGTGATCGATCCGCCGAAGCTGCACGAATGGCACCGGGTGCCGTTGCGCGACGCGCTGGCCGACGCGACCGGACTGCGGGTGGCGCTGGAGAAGGACACCACTGCTGCGGCCTTCGCGGAGGTGTGGACAGGCGACGTCCCGCCCGATGCATCGCTGCTGTTCGTGTACCTCGGCACCGGAGTCGGCGCGGCGCTCGTGCTGGACGGCGAGGTGATCCGGGGCCGGTCGCGCAACGTCGGCGAGGTCGGACACATCATCGTCGACACGGACGGTCCGCAGTGCGGATGCGGCCGGCGCGGTTGCGTGGAGGTGGTGTGCACGCCCCAGGCGATCGTCGAGCAGGCCGAGCGCGCCGGTGTGCTCGAGCTCGGCCGCTCCGGCGATGACGCCGAGTCCGTCGATGGACGGCTCACGGCGCTCTGCCGCTTGGCCGAGAGCGGAGATTCCGGAGCGCTCGCCGTGCTCGCCCGAGCGGCGGAGCACCTGTCCGTACTGATCTCGGCGCTGACGAACATGCTCGACGTCGACCGGGTCGTGCTCGGCGGCCCGTTCTGGGGTCGGCTGGCACCGGTGTATCTGCGGGAGCTGCCTGATCTACTGGATCGTCAGAGCGCGACCAGAGAGGTACGGGCGCTTCCGGTCGCGGGGTCGGTCGTGGGGGATGACGTGGGGGCCATCGGCGCCGGCTGCGTGATCCTGGCGGATGTGCTGTCCCCGCGTGCGTCGTCCCTGCTGCTCGAGGGCGGGGCATCCTGA
- a CDS encoding ATP-binding protein — MSAEPLSIREAWTQIPSPGSAETEFERFTGKRMERILQTVVAIGSVLTGAQALLAALSGMGAVDAVHIAMIAVVFAPLTAMLVCCLLGRGVRTAATMFAFLYVGALIAWPFVVDPADDASHQQPWIFFLVNVGVVAAMLAFALRMQYVWAIAVPLIYGFVRLMQGKFERDFWITTAFDVSFTVILGLVLVSLGWMFRAVAAGVDDVRGRAVADYAHAAAAAAAEEERVAVAALMHDSVLAALIAAERAESPRARDLAVAMAREALTRLANTEAAVLEEGSDEPVGSAQIVAELRRALSESGADAVVEERGGVGLIPGRAARALVLAARQAIGNSVKHARGRGLHIVALAHGDEGITVTVSDTGPGFDLDAVDEDRLGIRASIMARMAAVAGTARIESDESGTVVELGWERE, encoded by the coding sequence GTGTCAGCTGAACCGCTGAGCATCCGTGAGGCGTGGACGCAGATCCCGTCGCCCGGCTCGGCGGAGACCGAGTTCGAGCGCTTCACGGGCAAGCGCATGGAGCGCATCCTGCAGACGGTGGTGGCCATCGGCTCCGTGCTGACGGGGGCGCAGGCTCTGCTCGCCGCCCTCTCCGGCATGGGCGCGGTGGATGCCGTCCACATCGCGATGATCGCGGTCGTGTTCGCTCCGCTGACGGCCATGCTCGTGTGCTGCCTCCTCGGACGGGGTGTCCGCACCGCCGCCACGATGTTCGCGTTCCTCTACGTCGGAGCGCTCATCGCATGGCCTTTCGTCGTCGACCCGGCGGACGACGCCTCCCACCAGCAGCCCTGGATCTTCTTCCTCGTCAACGTCGGCGTGGTCGCCGCGATGCTCGCCTTCGCGTTGCGGATGCAGTACGTGTGGGCGATCGCGGTTCCGTTGATCTACGGGTTCGTCCGGTTGATGCAGGGCAAGTTCGAACGCGACTTCTGGATCACGACCGCGTTCGACGTCTCGTTCACCGTCATCCTCGGGCTGGTGCTGGTCTCGCTGGGGTGGATGTTCCGCGCGGTGGCGGCGGGCGTCGACGACGTCCGCGGACGTGCCGTCGCCGACTACGCGCACGCGGCCGCCGCGGCAGCCGCCGAGGAGGAGCGCGTCGCGGTGGCGGCGCTCATGCACGACAGCGTGCTCGCCGCCCTCATCGCGGCGGAACGCGCGGAGAGCCCACGGGCCAGAGATCTCGCGGTCGCCATGGCGAGGGAAGCGCTCACCCGTCTGGCGAACACGGAGGCCGCCGTTCTGGAGGAGGGCAGCGACGAACCCGTCGGGTCGGCGCAGATCGTCGCCGAACTGCGCCGTGCGCTTTCGGAATCGGGGGCGGATGCCGTCGTGGAGGAACGAGGTGGAGTCGGCCTGATCCCCGGCAGGGCCGCGCGTGCGCTGGTCCTGGCCGCGCGCCAGGCCATCGGCAACTCCGTCAAGCACGCCAGGGGCCGCGGTCTGCACATCGTCGCGCTCGCGCATGGCGACGAGGGCATCACCGTCACCGTCAGCGACACCGGGCCGGGGTTCGACCTCGACGCCGTGGATGAGGATCGTCTCGGCATCCGCGCATCGATCATGGCGCGGATGGCCGCGGTCGCGGGGACGGCCCGGATCGAATCCGACGAGTCGGGCACGGTCGTCGAGCTCGGGTGGGAGCGCGAATGA
- a CDS encoding response regulator transcription factor — translation MSTVALIDDHESVRLGLEAACGRDGSQEVVFSGSTVGSYLEWRRATGESPADVVVLDLTLGDGTTVTENVSALVDDGASVVIHSVADRPVAVREALVAGAAGIISKSSALDDVLDAIRTVARGEPLNNVEWASAVDGDREFADAQLSWREREVLRLYAAGLPLRAVAERLGVAYSTAKENITRVRVKYVEVGRPAPTKVDLLRRAIEDGIVSADGTASVS, via the coding sequence ATGAGCACGGTGGCCCTGATCGACGACCACGAGTCCGTTCGCCTCGGACTCGAGGCGGCGTGCGGACGCGACGGCTCCCAGGAGGTCGTCTTCTCGGGCAGCACGGTCGGGTCCTATCTCGAATGGCGTCGCGCGACCGGCGAATCACCGGCCGACGTCGTCGTGCTGGATCTGACACTCGGCGACGGCACGACGGTCACCGAGAACGTGTCCGCCCTCGTGGACGACGGCGCGAGCGTGGTCATCCACAGCGTCGCCGACCGGCCGGTCGCGGTTCGAGAAGCGCTGGTCGCCGGCGCGGCAGGGATCATCAGCAAGTCCTCCGCACTGGACGACGTGCTGGACGCGATCCGCACCGTCGCCCGGGGCGAGCCCCTGAACAACGTGGAGTGGGCCAGCGCCGTCGACGGCGACCGCGAGTTCGCGGACGCCCAGCTCTCCTGGCGCGAGCGCGAGGTGCTGCGCCTGTACGCGGCCGGCCTGCCGTTGCGGGCGGTGGCCGAACGACTCGGCGTCGCCTACTCGACCGCGAAGGAGAACATCACCCGTGTCCGGGTGAAGTACGTGGAGGTCGGTCGCCCCGCACCGACCAAGGTGGATCTGCTGCGGCGTGCGATAGAGGACGGTATCGTCTCGGCGGACGGAACGGCGAGTGTCAGCTGA
- a CDS encoding class I SAM-dependent RNA methyltransferase, translating to MTSSAELLDLDITGIAHGGTFVARHEGRVVFVSDAVPGERVRARLSETPSDAAMDTRRFWRAETVEVLEASPHRRPHIWPEADVTREPSARPGGADLGHIDLGHQRVLKRQVLAEALDRFAGGGLDAPEIAALDDSDGTGWRTRVTLHVDADGVVGPFGARSHRVVPVSSHPLARPAVAAAAAKIGVGRPGSIELVEPADGDVRVLALPEKGRRAEPEEIVERVRERSFTVDASGFWQVHHGAAEALDAAVSELLAGRVDPDLTHLDLYGGVGLFSASLADLGGTDIITVESDRRATEHAARNLAPLDVTAVTARVDRFLGAPVRESRPVRGRRRSPRPAAQAVLDTSTPIGAVVLDPPRSGAGRGVVDAVAALSPEAIVYVACDPVALARDLGTFRAHGWEPTELRGFDLFPHTHHFEVVALLTR from the coding sequence ATGACGTCTTCCGCCGAACTGCTCGATCTCGACATCACGGGCATCGCCCACGGCGGCACGTTCGTCGCCCGTCACGAAGGCCGCGTGGTGTTCGTCTCCGATGCGGTACCCGGCGAACGGGTGCGCGCCAGGCTGTCCGAGACGCCGTCGGATGCCGCGATGGACACGCGGCGTTTCTGGCGAGCCGAGACCGTCGAAGTGCTCGAGGCATCGCCGCATCGTCGGCCGCACATCTGGCCGGAGGCCGACGTCACGCGCGAGCCGTCCGCTCGCCCCGGTGGCGCGGACCTCGGCCACATCGACCTCGGCCATCAACGGGTGCTCAAGCGCCAGGTGCTCGCCGAGGCGCTGGATCGGTTCGCCGGTGGCGGCCTCGACGCCCCCGAGATCGCGGCGCTCGACGACTCGGACGGCACCGGCTGGCGCACCCGGGTGACACTGCATGTGGATGCCGATGGCGTCGTGGGACCCTTCGGAGCACGCAGCCATCGCGTCGTCCCCGTGTCGTCGCACCCGCTGGCACGCCCCGCCGTCGCCGCGGCGGCGGCGAAGATCGGTGTGGGCCGGCCGGGCAGCATCGAACTGGTCGAACCGGCGGACGGCGACGTCCGTGTGCTGGCGCTGCCCGAGAAGGGACGCCGCGCCGAGCCGGAGGAGATCGTCGAACGCGTGCGCGAACGGTCGTTCACGGTCGACGCCTCCGGGTTCTGGCAGGTGCACCACGGTGCCGCGGAGGCGCTGGACGCCGCCGTGAGCGAACTGCTCGCCGGACGCGTCGACCCCGATCTCACGCACCTGGACCTGTACGGCGGCGTGGGTCTGTTCTCGGCGAGCCTGGCCGATCTCGGCGGAACCGACATCATCACGGTGGAGTCGGACCGACGCGCCACCGAGCACGCGGCGCGCAATCTCGCGCCGCTCGACGTCACCGCGGTCACCGCGCGTGTCGACCGATTCCTCGGCGCTCCCGTCAGGGAGAGCCGACCGGTACGCGGGCGTCGACGCTCGCCCCGTCCGGCTGCGCAGGCCGTGCTGGACACCTCGACGCCGATCGGTGCGGTGGTGCTCGATCCGCCGCGTTCCGGTGCAGGGCGCGGCGTCGTGGATGCCGTGGCGGCGTTGTCGCCCGAGGCCATCGTGTACGTCGCGTGCGACCCTGTCGCGCTCGCGCGCGATCTCGGCACCTTTCGCGCACACGGATGGGAGCCCACCGAGCTTCGTGGTTTCGATCTCTTCCCGCACACGCACCATTTCGAGGTCGTCGCGCTGCTGACGCGCTGA
- a CDS encoding Maf family protein, which yields MRVCLASTSPARLMLLRQVGIEPLAIAPRVDEDAVAAAAAEARGGELPPGELVLLLARAKAADVVRRLADGEPDFDGIVIGGDSMFALNGRVYGKPYTPDEATRRWHEMRGSTGVLYSGHSVHRVRPGAAAEEATAVAEASVTFADDVSDAEIDAYVASGEPLHVAGAFTVDSLGGAFITRVEGDPSTVVGMSLSTLRRLATDLGVTWTDLWTAPAAS from the coding sequence ATGCGCGTCTGTCTCGCCTCCACATCGCCCGCCCGTCTCATGCTCCTGCGGCAGGTCGGGATCGAACCTCTCGCGATCGCGCCCCGGGTGGACGAGGATGCCGTGGCCGCTGCCGCCGCCGAGGCCCGCGGGGGCGAGCTCCCGCCCGGCGAGCTCGTGCTGCTGCTCGCCCGCGCGAAGGCGGCTGACGTCGTGCGGCGGCTCGCGGATGGCGAGCCGGACTTCGACGGCATCGTGATCGGCGGCGACTCGATGTTCGCGCTGAACGGGCGCGTGTACGGCAAGCCCTACACTCCGGACGAGGCGACGCGGCGCTGGCACGAGATGCGCGGCAGCACGGGCGTCCTGTACTCCGGGCACTCCGTCCACCGGGTGCGGCCCGGTGCTGCGGCCGAGGAGGCCACGGCGGTCGCCGAGGCCTCGGTGACGTTCGCGGACGACGTGTCGGATGCCGAGATCGACGCCTATGTGGCGTCGGGGGAACCTCTGCATGTCGCCGGCGCCTTCACTGTCGACAGCCTCGGCGGCGCGTTCATCACGCGCGTCGAGGGCGACCCGTCGACCGTGGTCGGGATGTCGTTGTCGACGCTGCGTCGATTGGCCACGGACCTGGGGGTCACGTGGACCGACCTGTGGACGGCTCCCGCGGCATCCTGA